ATCTCTCAGAGCACGTACGGCGTCTGGGTTGATCACGAACGGCCGAATACGTACTGTCAACCCCCTGGTCTCGGTATCACTGCTGTCGGTCGCTACGAGCGGTTCGAGAACATCGAGTGGGGAGTGCCGATAGGTGCCTAGATCAGGATCGGTTGTCCAAGCGATTGCCCGGTCTGCAACGACCGACAGGTACTCCATTGGTTTGTGGGACTCGATTGAAGCTAGCTTCTGGAGGATGCGGATAGCGTGGTCGGGGTCTGCTGGGAGCCATCCTTCATGGTCTCGTCCGATGGCCCAGAGGAGGTCGCAGACTTCACCGACGTGTTTGAGGCTGTAACCAGCGTTCCGTAGAAACTTCGTGATGCCGGCGAGTCTGTGCCCAACATCTGCTAGTAATGCTTTGGGAATACCGAGGTTGGGATCCTCGGGCCGCGGTGGGGTCCGGAGCAGCTTCTTGACGAGGTCGAGAGATCGTCGCGGCTGGTAGTAGGACACCTCGGACAGGCTCGATAATGTGACTTCCCGCCGGAGCGCGCTGGATGCCACAAGATCCCGGGTGAGCGAATCCCAGATACGGTCGAGCACCGTCGAGCCCCACTGCCGCTCCCGGGACACTCGCCAGTCGAGCCGTGCCACACTGATGATCACGTTCTGGGCTAATGCACCGTAGGCCTTCTCGAACACGGCTTCCGCGTAGCCGGTGGGAGACCCTGTCGTGGGGTCAACGCAAGCATCCGCCACTAAGAAGTCACCAAACAGGTCGGGGATGACGCGCAGCTTGGCTCCCCGACGTGCCAGAACACCGGCCTCCTCCAGTGTCCGTAGACCTCGCAGAACCCGGTCCGTACGCTGGGCCAAGAGACTCTCGGCGATGTCTCGGAACTCCTCGTCCTCGGCAGTGATCGGCTGGACTAATGCAACCAGTTCCAACAACTGCATCAGAGCAGACCGGTCATGGGGTTCGCCCAACTCTCGGATCAATTCGTCCTTGAACTGGCGAATGAGAAGAGCGCGGGCTGTCTCGTCACTTGCGAGGTCTCGTGGGTCTACGCGTTTGGCAGCGACGAGCTTTGCTGCGATCACAGTGAACAGCGGACAGTCACGAGTTGCCCTGGCAACAAGGCGCGCTCCGTCACCCGAAGGGTCCTGCTGGCTGAGAACTTCGGAAGCGAGTGCCTCGGTGTCGTCGATCTCTAGGTCCTTAAGGTGGATCACGCCCTCCTCGTCCAACCGGAGAAGCCCATGGACCCCGAGATCACCAACCAGCTTGTCTTTGCTGTACGGGCGGGTAGCAAGGACCAGTTTCCAACCCTGAGACGGATGGCGACTCAGCGCAGACAGCAGAGCGACGACGTCATCGCGATTGTGAGCGTCGTCGACGACCGCTACGAATCTCCCGGCGGGAAGAAGCTCCATATCCTCGGGCCGGAACTTCGTATCAGGCGCCAAGAAGAACACCGGGGTGTCATCGGCGACACGGGTGGAAATCTCGAACAGCAGCCGCGTCTTGCCGATACCGCCGCGACCGGTCAACACAAGGGTCTGTTGGTCAGAAGCCCTGAATCGATCTACAGCGGCCAGTTCCTTCGATCTTCCAACGAGCGTCCACCCCTGACTGATCACAGCGGTGGGCCGCATTAGCGGCCGGAAGAACTCATCCGCTGTCATCCAGACGCCCGGGCGGCCGATACCCAAGAAGTCTTTCGCCCAACCTGGGAAGTAGGTATCCACCAATCGTGTAGCGGCGTGTGACGACAGGTCATGCCGTATAGTCGCCGAGATATCCTCAACATCCTGAATATCCCAGTTGGGATGCCCGAGAGCCTCCTTCCTCAACTCCGCGCTGGCCGACCGCGACAACAACAGGACGAACCGATCGGCCTCGAACTCAGTCGAGGCCACAGCACTTCGCAGCTTCTGCGGACCGAAGTGTTTGACTCTTTTGCACTGGTATGCCACCACCGTGCCGTCGGGCATCTCCGCTACGAGGTCGATTCCGTCCTGGACCTGACCGGGTCCCCCATACCCGCGGACTATCGCGTCCGGATAGCGGAGCATGACAAGTTCCCGACAAAACCCTTCGAAGTCCTCCCAACTCAGCCCCCATAGGGGTAGACGGGTAGCTAACGGCCGCACCGGCCGGGTCAACCCAGACCGATCCACAGGCCAGCCGCCAGCCCCCCTCGGGAACTCATCAGGATCCGTAACTCCAAACAGTTCCGCCAGTTTGGCCCGGTGCGTCCCCCCTGGGACGCGACTCACCTGACTCCCAGCGGCTCACCGTTTGTTGGCTCACCCCCAGACCCTTCGCTACATCCGCCTGCGTAAACGAAGATGCCTCACGTGCCTCACGCAACTGCCAGCCATATTCATACACGTTAGGCGGGTATGATACGTACTACACAGACAAACATACAAAAGGGCCTGGTTCGCTCTATTGGTGTGGTGTTGGTGTGGTGTCATTAACCTATGGAACTAACACCTGAACAATACGAACTCATCGAGGACTGGTTTCCTAAACAGCGAGGAACGTGAAACTCTCTAACCTAGAGGTCCTCAACGCCATCCTCAACGTCGCCGAGCACGGCACCAAGTGGCGTTGGAGTTCCCCTGTCTAGCCGGGGGAACTCTGTGGGGAATGCAATGTATCGGTCGTGATTTGAGGTCCGCGGCCTGGTGCTGCGGGCCGGGAAGGGAACCTCTGTGACCAATCAGATGTGCCAGCGACATTCACCTCTTCCATCCCCAGCAACGAAGGAGCCGCCCGTCTGCCCGTGCCCGTCCTCCCGCCTCACTGTTTCGCTCCGTCTTCTATGTAGTTCTTGTCGCTTCGGATATGTATAGTTGAGGTCATGAAGGCCGTTACGATCACGATGCCCGAGGAGCTTGACGCCGAGGCGGCCGCGGAGGCGAGGCGGCTGGGGATCTCCAAGTCGGAGTTGATCCGGCGGGGGCTGGCCGCTGTCCTGCCGGCCCGAAAGCCTGAGCCGGTCAAGGACATGTGGTTGGAGCGAGCGGGTTTCGGCAGCAAGGGGATCAGCGTCAAGCCCGGCGAGATCGACGAAGTCGTCTACGGCTTGTGAAGTTTGTCGACACGAGTTGGTGGGTGGCTTGGGCGTTGCCCCAAGACGCCCGCCACGGTGACGCGCTCGACCTGGCTGCGTGCGTGGGCGACCGAGAGCGGCTTCTCACCACGAACCTGGTGGTTGGCGAGACTTGGACGTTCCTTCGCTACCGGGACGGGTACCGCACCGCGGTCGGGTACCTCGACGAGATAGAGAACTTCGGATTAGCCGACAAGCTGGCTGTGCACGTCGTCACCGCCGAAGAGGAGTCGAAGGCGTGGCGATGGCTGCGCCGTCACGACGAACGGCCCTACTCCTTCGTGGACGCCACCAGCTTCGAAGTGATGCGAGCCCGCCGGCTGCGCGAAGCCCTAGCCTTCGACAACGACTTCGCCGCGGCCGGATTCATCGAAGTCCGACCCTGAACCACGCAGGTCTTTGAGGGCACCGCGCTCGACGAGATTAGCGGGCGCCGAGCCTGCTTCCTAGCTCCAAAATGATGGCAATACCCGCACGGACCTCCGGTATCGGGGGTCAGGGCTGG
The DNA window shown above is from bacterium and carries:
- a CDS encoding ATP-binding protein — its product is MLRYPDAIVRGYGGPGQVQDGIDLVAEMPDGTVVAYQCKRVKHFGPQKLRSAVASTEFEADRFVLLLSRSASAELRKEALGHPNWDIQDVEDISATIRHDLSSHAATRLVDTYFPGWAKDFLGIGRPGVWMTADEFFRPLMRPTAVISQGWTLVGRSKELAAVDRFRASDQQTLVLTGRGGIGKTRLLFEISTRVADDTPVFFLAPDTKFRPEDMELLPAGRFVAVVDDAHNRDDVVALLSALSRHPSQGWKLVLATRPYSKDKLVGDLGVHGLLRLDEEGVIHLKDLEIDDTEALASEVLSQQDPSGDGARLVARATRDCPLFTVIAAKLVAAKRVDPRDLASDETARALLIRQFKDELIRELGEPHDRSALMQLLELVALVQPITAEDEEFRDIAESLLAQRTDRVLRGLRTLEEAGVLARRGAKLRVIPDLFGDFLVADACVDPTTGSPTGYAEAVFEKAYGALAQNVIISVARLDWRVSRERQWGSTVLDRIWDSLTRDLVASSALRREVTLSSLSEVSYYQPRRSLDLVKKLLRTPPRPEDPNLGIPKALLADVGHRLAGITKFLRNAGYSLKHVGEVCDLLWAIGRDHEGWLPADPDHAIRILQKLASIESHKPMEYLSVVADRAIAWTTDPDLGTYRHSPLDVLEPLVATDSSDTETRGLTVRIRPFVINPDAVRALRDRSIETAISLLIHSHLRVGVRAARFLHAALRTPTRQFSREPTSNELSSWAVEFCRALDRLGDFLRHNTIDPIIGEEIHRAVRWHARSDEETRDPAQTVLSLLEARGLSARLTRVLANGWADEHRDLDQLDLDYEEFMSKRREIQRWVARDLKREVADQVAAVDMIEERIGALMSAESGFPSSPKPFLRVLCQEWKGVSGEILARVIKPLSPLRPYTGIALSALLTCRPRDALEMARQLIDTGIPELAEQAADALTGHARSVAPTAEELAMITELSAHDDATVRVTIARGLRFASGMDPTSRLGLLTRIPINGDLSVAEAVVDHFGRRGDFHIEEAPPSFITRILYGLVACANLDDYTVSEFLAEISARNPHGVLDLYTARVDRYQTVDPYDPLPHHFRGEPPLRFRESGNIRGVINRVCDWTLEALDDRHRYFWAPDLFALVVGRVDWQVLDLLDNWAGAGDARKLQVVADLLRHLPGDFVWEFVNWVNNLLERAHALGDDCYNTVSAGLHASVTSGVRSGEAGKPFPADIEQRDRSLSTTATLTVGSPAHRFYKALVKSAEASIRLTQEQHQERWA
- a CDS encoding ribbon-helix-helix protein, CopG family; the encoded protein is MKAVTITMPEELDAEAAAEARRLGISKSELIRRGLAAVLPARKPEPVKDMWLERAGFGSKGISVKPGEIDEVVYGL
- a CDS encoding PIN domain-containing protein, which codes for MKFVDTSWWVAWALPQDARHGDALDLAACVGDRERLLTTNLVVGETWTFLRYRDGYRTAVGYLDEIENFGLADKLAVHVVTAEEESKAWRWLRRHDERPYSFVDATSFEVMRARRLREALAFDNDFAAAGFIEVRP